From a region of the Solanum stenotomum isolate F172 chromosome 2, ASM1918654v1, whole genome shotgun sequence genome:
- the LOC125856857 gene encoding uncharacterized protein LOC125856857, which yields MEFFRKLSILVLFCLITISSEIIHTNGDQQNVEDNKKEQSPTQMLEEAYSMLLTSTLRSLDVAKSYINQLQLKYFPPNVDFRSKDDVSSNGGAGERIMEATQKSFEKSKETVEGSAKSAAEAVEQKVHDTADKVKDTISAGHRTDEKTEATVPSGHDEL from the exons atggaattttttagaaaattaagtaTACTTGTTCTTTTTTGTCTTATTACAATTTCCTCTGAAATAATTCACACAAATGGTGATCAACAAAATGTTGAAGACAATAAAAAAGAACAATCTCCTACACAAATGCTAGAAGAAGCTTATTCTATGCTTCTTACATCTACATTACGTTCTTTGGATGTGGCTAAGTCATACATTAATCAACTTCAACTTAAGTATTTTCCTCCAAATGTAGA TTTCAGAAGCAAGGATGATGTCAGTTCTAATGGAGGTGCTGGAGAGAGGATAATGGAGGCTACTCAGAAGAGCTTTGAAAAGAGCAAAGAGACTGTAGAAGGATCCGCCAAATCTGCTGCTGAGGCGGTGGAGCAGAAAGTGCATGACACAGCTGACAAAGTGAAGGATACAATATCTGCAGGGCACAGAACAGATGAGAAAACTGAAGCCACTGTGCCTTCTGGACATGATGAACTCTGA
- the LOC125856858 gene encoding uncharacterized protein At5g64816 → MVEVWWSLLGAAIPAIVAGQAYRIRRNHAEEQRIKSARGREKSTDDIFVCERVCTSKRMLKKVGAFSKDPIPDTCITVCGVSELDACSDACARTVCVNQHQVPNWNDVCLRRCQSECLKLSSNLPS, encoded by the coding sequence ATGGTTGAGGTATGGTGGTCCTTGTTAGGGGCAGCTATTCCTGCGATTGTAGCTGGTCAAGCTTACAGAATTAGGAGAAATCATGCTGAGGAGCAGAGAATTAAGAGTGCACGTGGCAGGGAGAAGAGCACTGATGATATTTTTGTATGCGAGAGAGTCTGTACTTCAAAGAGAATGTTGAAGAAGGTTGGTGCATTTTCGAAGGATCCAATTCCCGATACTTGTATTACCGTTTGTGGTGTATCGGAACTTGATGCTTGCTCTGATGCCTGCGCTCGCACTGTCTGTGTCAACCAGCATCAAGTGCCAAACTGGAATGATGTCTGCCTCAGGAGATGTCAAAGTGAATGCCTCAAACTTTCCTCTAATCTCCCTTCATAG